CTTCGAGCACGATCTGGCGGAACCGCTCCTGGTTGTCGAGTCGCACGGTCAGCAGGAGATCACGCACAATCGCCAGCAGCTCGCCGGCCTGCTCGGGCATGGTTTTGCCGCGCACGAACAGCCATGCCGCCGCTTGCTGCGACCCGCGCACCACCGAAGTCAGGTGTTGGCTCCAGATCCCGCCGGTGGTACGGCCGATCCGCTGTGAGATCTGCACAAAATCTTCGTCACCGGCGCCCATCTCGATCAGCGCACGGCCGAATAGCGTCACATATGGCAGCAGGTCGGCCGGCAGCAGGTGCAAGTCGAGCCCAACGTCGAGGTAGATCACGCCGTTGGTGAACAGATTGTGGTACAGGATCTTCGCGCCCAGGTGCTCGGACACAACGATCGGGATGGTTTTGTTCTCGCGCGCCAGGTCGGCCAGTGTCAGGCTGGGGATGCTGGCGAGCGCCTCGGGCGAATCGGCAGTCTCTTGCGCCCGCCGCAGCGCGCGGGTCTCTTCGGCCAGTGCCGCCAGATCGCCGGGACTCATGCCGGCCCTGGCGCTATTCAGGCGGGCCTGTTCGGCCTCGGCCTCGCGCCGGGCCAGCTCGGGGTCGGGTGTCAGCACCACGGTGGTGCGATGCGGGTTGTTCAGGAAATAGTGGCCGATCAGGCCTTCGAAGTAGCGCTCGCCGGCGGCGATGCGCGCCTTGATCGCCGCCAGCGGTGCCTCGAATGCCAGCGGCGCGAGCGGGTCGCGGCCATACAGCCAGCTGCTGAGCGCGCGCAGCATCAGCGAGATGCCGCGTGGGAACGAGCCGGTGTTGTTCTCGCGCAGGCTGAACTCGACTGTGTTCAGCGCGGCAGCGATCGTCGGCGCGTCGATGCCATCGTGGGCCAGCCGGGTCAGCGTCTGGATGATCAGCGCCTCGATCGCGTCGGCGTTGGTCGAGTCGATGCCTTTGAGTCCGGTCGAGAACATGATCTGGCGTAGCGAGTCGACCATGCCGGCGCCGGTCAGGTCTTCGCCCAGGCCCGAGTCGATCAGCGCCTTGCGCAGCGGCGCGGCGGCCGTGCCGATTAGAATATAGCCCAGAATCCCCAGGCCCAGGTCGGTCTCGATCTCGGTTAGTTCGTCGAGCATCCAGTTGACCGTAATCATGGCCTTCGGCTCGCCGTCGGCCTGGGTGCCGGCGTAGCTGCGTGCCAGCCGCCGTGGCTCGCTAAAGCGCGGCTGGAGCGTCACAGTCGAGTCGATCGGGCTGCGCTCGAAGGCGTCCAGGTATTCGCCGAGCAGCTTGAGCCGCTGCGCGGGCGGGTCGTCGCCATAGAAGAACACCCGCGCGTTCGAGGGGTGGTAGAAATCGCGGTGGAATGCCACAAACTGCTCGAAGGTCAGGTCGAGGATATGCGCCGGGTTGCCGCCCGAGTCGACGCCATAGGTGGTGTCGGGAAACAGCGACTGCTGCGACTGCTCGCTCAGCACGCTGTCGGGCGACGAGTAGACCCCCTTCATCTCGTTGTACACCACGCCCTTGTAGCTCAGCACGCCGTCGGGCGCATCAAGCTCGTAGTGCCAGCCCTCTTGCTGGAGCACCTGGGGCGTCAGGCGCGGGTAGAATACTGCGTCGAGGTATACATCGATCAGGTTGTAGAAATCCTGAGTATTCTGGCTGGCGACCGGGTAGCAGGTCTTGTCGGGGTAGGTGAACGCGTTAATAAATGTCTGGAGCGAGCCTTTGATCAGCTCGACGAACGGCTCTTTGACCGGGTATTTGCGCGAGCCGCATAGCACCGAGTGCTCGAGGATATGCGCTACGCCGGTTGAATCGGATGGCGGTGTGCGAAAGGTAATCCCAAATACTTTGTTCTCGTCGTCGTTCTGGAGCGACAGCACCTCGGCGCCAGTTTTGATATGCCGGTACAGCTGCGCCAGGGTCTTCAGCTCGGGGATGGCTTGCTCGTGCAGCAACTCGAACCCATTAATCGTCATAATCACACCCTCGTCGTCTCAATTACAGGACTTGCGCAGTCGGCGTGTTTGCCTTCGGCAGAGCGGTACGTTTCGCTTAAGGTGCGCCGATTGTGGCGCGGAGCGCCACAATCGGCGCACAAGAAGATAGTAGAAGCGTACAAGCGCTGGCTGCGTACGTTGTGCCAATCACCGGATTCATGCGTGGCGGGCGCGTCAGCGCGGCCCTATTGTACCAGATTGTGGGGTGGTGCTGCGGTGGTGCGCCAGGCTAGAAGGCAAATCGGGGAGCCGGTGCGGCGCGCCTCAGGCACGCGCCAGCAGCTGCCGGTCGTCGTCGACGCGCTGATTCTCGGTCGCAATCGGCAGCGTGAAGTGGAAGGCCGAACCCTGCTTATAGATGCTCTCGAACCAGATCTGGCCACCCATCAGCTCGACCAACGATCGTGTGATCGCCAGGCCCAGGCCGGTGCCCGAGGCCGCGCGGGCGTGCGGGTCATCCGAGCGGAAGAAGTACTCGAACACCCTGGGCTGATCGGCCTCGCTGATGCCGATCCCGGTGTCGCGCACCACGATATGCAGCATCTCGTGGCCGGGCCGCGCCCCGCCGCAGTCGTTGCACTGCGAGGCGGTGATCGAAATGCTGCCGCCGTTAGGGGTATACTTATTTGCGTTGTTCAGCAGATTCGAGAGGATCTGTGTAACGCGCACCTCGTCGGCCCAGACCGGCGGCAGATCCGGCTGGAGGTGTAGGTCGAGCATTTGCGACTTGCGCTCGAGCTGGCCGTGCGCCGAGATCACCACGCCGTCGAGCAGCTCGATCAGCGAAATGCTGGTGAACTTGAGCCGCAGCCGGCCCGACTCAATCCGCGCCGTATCGAGCAGATCCGATACGAGCGTGGTCATGAAATCGATGTTGGTGCGCACTGTATCGATGATCTCGGTCTGATCGGCGCTCAGCGGCCCGGCCGCCCCGACCTTCAGCAGGTCGATATAGCCGCGCATCGAGGTCATCGGGTTGCGCAGCTCGTGCGAGATGAACGAGATGAATTCGGTTTTGGCGCGGTTGGCGGCCTCGGCCAGATCTTTGGCCTTCAGCAGCTGGTCGGCCAGGCTGCGCTGCTCGTCGTAGAGCATCTGCACCGACGCGAACAGCCGGGCGTTGTCGATCGCCAGCGCGGCCAGCTGCCCAAGCCGGCTGAGCACCGTCAGCTCTTCATCGGTAAACAGGTGCCCGGCCTGATTGTAGGCCAGCCCGAGCACGCCGATCACGCTTGTATCGGAATGTAACGGAATAGCCACTACCGAACCTAGCTCGAGCGGCGCGAAATCGCTCAGGCGGTGCTCCCAGGTGCTGTAGTTATCGACCGTCATCGATTTGCCGTGTGTCCACACCAGCCCAACCAGGCATTCGCTCGGTTTGAGCTGGTAGCCGCGTGAGCTGGCGAAGCGACCAATGCCAACCTCGGCCACGAGCGTGTGCGTATCGGGCTGATAGGTGAATAGGAAGCCATTTGGCGCGTCGAGGATCTGGCTGGCACGCTCGACGATCGTCTCGAGCACGGTGGCAAGATCGAGGCGGTTGACCAGGCCAAGCGCGGTGTCGTGCAGCGCGACCAGGTATTCATTCTGGCGCAGCAGTACCTTCTCGGCCTGCTTGCGCTCGGTGATATCGCGCAGCACGATCAGGCGGCCGCTCGGGCCACCGCGCCGGTCGATGATCGGCGTGATGCGCAGATCGTAGGAGGCAGGGCCTTGGGCGCTGTCGATCGTGATCTCGGCCCGCGCATCTTGCACGTCGCGGTAGGTCTCGACCAGGTGTGGCCAGCTGGCAAACGCATCACCGGCCAGCTGGCCGATCGCACGATTATCGTTCCAGCCCACGATCGCCCGCGCGGCCGGGTTAAGGTCGACGATCCGGTTCTGCCCGTTCAGCACAATCACGCCATCGCTCATACGCTCGAGCACCGCGTCGCGCGCCACCGGCACAATATCGAGCAGGTGCGAGCGCAGCAGGCTCCAGCCAAACGTCAGGCCGGTGATCGTGAACGCGAATGGGGTTAGATCGAGCCGCACGGCCGGCCCGAGGCCGATCAGGTACAGCGCATTGCCAAGCCAGGGCGCGAAGGCGCCGATCAGCAGCGGCACCGCCTGCTCGCGGTAGAGGTGCGACGAGCTGGTGATCTTGCGCACCAGCATGCCGGTAGCCAGCAGCATCAGCAGGTATGAATAGCCGGTATGCACCCAGAAGGCCGAGCCATACGTCACGCGTAGCACCGCAATCGCGCCACTACTGTCGATCTGCAGGGCGCGCCAGATCAACCTATGCGCCTCGTTCGTCCACACCAGTGCCAGCACCAGCAGCGGCAGCGCCGCCAAGGCCCCGATGGTTCGGCGCGTCAGCCAGCGCTCGCGCCCGGTGTATTCTAGCGCGAACACCAGCCATGTCAGCGGCACAAACACGATCGCAAGATACTCGATCTTGCCCCAGAGGATCTTGGCCGCCAGCCCAGGCACGTATAGCTCGAGCGCGTACCCAACCGACCAGAGGGCTACGCTGCTCATCAGCACGGCAAACGGCAACGCACCTGGTGCGGGCCGGCGGCGCCATGCGGCGGCCGCGATGACGGCCGACACCAAGCCCGCGAGCACGAGCGGAGCAACATACTGGATCGTGACATCCATGGGCACCTTGGAATCTTATCAAACTATGCCGGCATAGGGCGACGCCCCACGGCAACGGCATGATCTGGGCGGTACAGGTTCGCTGCTGAAGGAATACGCCATATCTGGCCGCTAGATTGGGTAATCGTGGGTGTGTACACGAGCCAAGACGCCAGTTCGCGCAATTTGTCACACATACGCGGCGCTATGCTTATAATACACCAGAAATGGCCGCGCGTCAGCATGCTATACTGGCCATACCTGGGGGTAATTTCTAGTTTTGCGGATCCGGCTCACGATGAGGAATCGTATGCAGGCTGCTGAGCTCTGTTTTCTGACTGCCGCCGAGCTGGCTCGGCACATACGCACGCGTGCGATCTCGGCCCGCGAGCTGATCGAGGCGCATCTCACCCA
The sequence above is drawn from the Candidatus Kouleothrix ribensis genome and encodes:
- a CDS encoding GAF domain-containing protein encodes the protein MDVTIQYVAPLVLAGLVSAVIAAAAWRRRPAPGALPFAVLMSSVALWSVGYALELYVPGLAAKILWGKIEYLAIVFVPLTWLVFALEYTGRERWLTRRTIGALAALPLLVLALVWTNEAHRLIWRALQIDSSGAIAVLRVTYGSAFWVHTGYSYLLMLLATGMLVRKITSSSHLYREQAVPLLIGAFAPWLGNALYLIGLGPAVRLDLTPFAFTITGLTFGWSLLRSHLLDIVPVARDAVLERMSDGVIVLNGQNRIVDLNPAARAIVGWNDNRAIGQLAGDAFASWPHLVETYRDVQDARAEITIDSAQGPASYDLRITPIIDRRGGPSGRLIVLRDITERKQAEKVLLRQNEYLVALHDTALGLVNRLDLATVLETIVERASQILDAPNGFLFTYQPDTHTLVAEVGIGRFASSRGYQLKPSECLVGLVWTHGKSMTVDNYSTWEHRLSDFAPLELGSVVAIPLHSDTSVIGVLGLAYNQAGHLFTDEELTVLSRLGQLAALAIDNARLFASVQMLYDEQRSLADQLLKAKDLAEAANRAKTEFISFISHELRNPMTSMRGYIDLLKVGAAGPLSADQTEIIDTVRTNIDFMTTLVSDLLDTARIESGRLRLKFTSISLIELLDGVVISAHGQLERKSQMLDLHLQPDLPPVWADEVRVTQILSNLLNNANKYTPNGGSISITASQCNDCGGARPGHEMLHIVVRDTGIGISEADQPRVFEYFFRSDDPHARAASGTGLGLAITRSLVELMGGQIWFESIYKQGSAFHFTLPIATENQRVDDDRQLLARA
- a CDS encoding insulinase family protein, with the protein product MMTINGFELLHEQAIPELKTLAQLYRHIKTGAEVLSLQNDDENKVFGITFRTPPSDSTGVAHILEHSVLCGSRKYPVKEPFVELIKGSLQTFINAFTYPDKTCYPVASQNTQDFYNLIDVYLDAVFYPRLTPQVLQQEGWHYELDAPDGVLSYKGVVYNEMKGVYSSPDSVLSEQSQQSLFPDTTYGVDSGGNPAHILDLTFEQFVAFHRDFYHPSNARVFFYGDDPPAQRLKLLGEYLDAFERSPIDSTVTLQPRFSEPRRLARSYAGTQADGEPKAMITVNWMLDELTEIETDLGLGILGYILIGTAAAPLRKALIDSGLGEDLTGAGMVDSLRQIMFSTGLKGIDSTNADAIEALIIQTLTRLAHDGIDAPTIAAALNTVEFSLRENNTGSFPRGISLMLRALSSWLYGRDPLAPLAFEAPLAAIKARIAAGERYFEGLIGHYFLNNPHRTTVVLTPDPELARREAEAEQARLNSARAGMSPGDLAALAEETRALRRAQETADSPEALASIPSLTLADLARENKTIPIVVSEHLGAKILYHNLFTNGVIYLDVGLDLHLLPADLLPYVTLFGRALIEMGAGDEDFVQISQRIGRTTGGIWSQHLTSVVRGSQQAAAWLFVRGKTMPEQAGELLAIVRDLLLTVRLDNQERFRQIVLEEKAAQESRLVPGGHAIVNTRLRANFNEADWAAEQIGGVSYLFFLRKLAQAVDADWPTVQAALEQIRLTLVNRSALICNITADAAGWARFEPQLAGFLGALPSAPAVAERWSPQQGARFEGLSIPSQVNYIGKGADLYKLGYKPNGAAAVITKYLRTTWLWEKVRVQGGAYGGFCVFDQRSGGLTFLSYRDPNLAGTLDVYDQTSAFLREAQLSESELTRSIIGTIGDVDTYQLPDAKGYTAMVRYLVGDTDEIRQRIREQILSTTATDFQTFADALDLVADRGLVVVLGAQAAIEAANTARPGWLDVTKVL